One region of Gossypium raimondii isolate GPD5lz chromosome 6, ASM2569854v1, whole genome shotgun sequence genomic DNA includes:
- the LOC105772518 gene encoding uncharacterized protein LOC105772518: MDGYTGKRAVDGPVVHGKGSGRILKDHVNNRERNAQFCNRIGCSGRLNSSKGTPNGCSDKAKSARSSYHSSSSGKEVIGNSSRVSSVISNTRKSSTNPQKKLPSHLETDSSETSSIQDEPEVSELIPPPGKIQRGLHHEAEDADSRDVTVMEVGSSSVVSNARPRRKFIQRAGLGNQETLASPSVTSASQSASQASRSNTSKYGLRNLRCSSISDVVLTGCSSSDSSLSKKKDMVKKRNSDEEASSSARGKKLSGSSLEGRNNSSGHGVSISDSRRARNWPPNRDSTVASSVRTRRSNSSYVRGRPPNQTNGNSLSLNQSPVVMPLVPQSDIPNDLNAPVSTETVSTLVSPYSQAGSISEGLHSIMQSSPSEVGVNRTLVNQDSFRRYNMDGIAEVLLALQRIEQDEELTYEQLLVLETSLFLNGLDFYDQHRDMRLDIDNMSYEELLALEERMGNVSTGLSEEALSKCLKKSIYDTASSEFANVSYEGEKDDVKCSICQEEYVNGDEVGRLQCEHRYHVACVQQWLRVKNWCPICKASSEKPHNLLHSPHD; encoded by the exons ATGGATGGATATACTGGTAAAAGAGCTGTTGATGGGCCTGTTGTACATGGCAAGGGATCGGGTCGCATCTTGAAGGACCATGTTAATAACCGAGAACGAAATGCTCAGTTTTGCAACCGAATCGGATGCAGTGGTAGGCTGAACTCCTCGAAAGGTACTCCGAATGGCTGCTCGGATAAAGCCAAATCTGCAAGGTCTTCTTACCACTCTTCATCAAGTGGAAAGGAAGTGATTGGAAATTCCTCTAGGGTATCCTCTGTAATTAGCAATACTAGAAAATCCTCTACGAATCCTCAGAAAAAGCTTCCATCTCATCTGGAAACAGATTCATCTGAAACTAGTAGCATTCAGGACGAGCCAGAAGTGTCTGAGCTCATACCTCCACCAGGAAAGATTCAAAGAGGTCTGCATCATGAAGCTGAGGATGCTGATTCTAGGGATGTTACAGTGATGGAAGTGGGAAGCTCTAGTGTAGTGTCAAATGCGAGACCAAGGAGAAAATTTATTCAGAGAGCTGGGTTGGGCAACCAGGAGACTCTGGCCAGTCCATCTGTTACTTCGGCATCTCAAAGTGCTTCCCAGGCATCTCGTTCCAACACAAGCAAGTATGGTTTGAGAAATCTAAGATGTAGCTCTATTTCTGATGTTGTCCTGACGGGTTGTTCGTCCTCAGATTCAAGCCTTAGCAAAAAGAAAGACATGGTAAAAAAGAGGAACTCTGATGAAGAGGCTAGTTCCTCAGCCAGGGGGAAAAAGTTGAGTGGGTCATCTTTGGAGGGGCGAAACAACAGTTCTGGCCATGGTGTTTCTATTTCTGATTCAAGACGAGCCAGGAATTGGCCTCCTAACAGGGACAGCACTGTCGCTTCTTCAGTTAGGACTCGGAGGTCAAACAGTAGTTATGTTAGAGGCAGACCTCCTAACCAAACAAATGGAAATAGTTTAAGTTTGAACCAGTCCCCCGTAGTCATGCCGCTAGTTCCTCAATCTGATATACCTAACGATTTGAATGCTCCTGTTTCCACAGAAACTGTCTCCACTCTTGTTAGTCCTTATAGTCAAGCAGGTAGTATAAGTGAGGGTTTGCACAGTATCATGCAGTCTAGTCCTTCAGAAGTTGGCGTTAACCGCACCTTAGTGAACCAAGATAGCTTCCGGCGCTACAATATGGATGGTATTGCAGAG GTATTATTAGCACTTCAGAGGATCGAACAAGATGAAGAGTTGACATATGAG CAATTACTTGTTCTAGAGACCAGCTTGTTCCTTAATGGCCTAGACTTTTATGACCAGCATAGAGACATGAGACTGGATATAGATAATATGTCATATGag GAATTACTAGCTCTAGAAGAGAGGATGGGTAATGTGAGCACTGGGCTATCGGAAGAAGCATTGTCGAAATGCCTCAAAAAAAGTATCTATGACACGGCATCTTCGGAGTTTGCAAATGTGAGCTATGAGGGTGAAAAGGATGATGTAAAATGCAGTATATGTCAG GAAGAGTACGTGAATGGAGATGAAGTAGGGAGGTTGCAGTGCGAGCATAGGTATCACGTGGCATGCGTACAGCAGTGGCTGCGGGTGAAGAACTGGTGCCCTATCTGCAAAGCATCATCAGAGAAGCCACACAATCTTCTTCATTCACCTCATGATTGA
- the LOC105772520 gene encoding uncharacterized protein LOC105772520: MQSQQGSRIDLGELKAQIVKKIGAERSKRYFYNLSRFLSQKLSKCEFDKSCYRIIGRQNLSLHNQLIRSILKNACQAKTPPPGPVKSLIQTVERSPGREDAHEVSGSLVPNHNQNADIWSNGVFPVSSPRKARSGIRDRKPRDRPSPLGPSGKAESVSHHSMGMEDNVSKLGIENGDLTPYDYQRPVQHLQAVAELPEIVRGLVHSAEKPRVPGKGQAVGAVVEDGQEVEQANQIDLSRSPLLAPLGIPFCSASVGGARKALAVAGSSDFISYYDSGGLYDIKTLKKRMEQIAAAQGLGGVSVECASMLNNMLDVYLKKLIRSCVDLVGSKSTHEVKKHSAHKSLPQGKLMNGMWPSNHLHMQSSSGPIEVLQEPGQCCLISLLDFKVAMELNPLQLGEDWPVLLEKICMHSFE; this comes from the coding sequence ATGCAATCCCAGCAGGGCTCCAGAATTGACTTAGGTGAACTGAAAGCTCAGATAGTGAAGAAGATTGGAGCTGAGAGGTCAAAAAGGTACTTTTATAATTTGAGTAGGTTTTTAAGTCAGAAGCTCAGTAAATGCGAGTTTGATAAGTCGTGTTACCGCATTATTGGGAGGCAGAATCTGTCACTGCATAATCAGTTGATACGTTCAATCTTGAAAAATGCATGTCAGGCTAAGACTCCACCACCGGGTCCCGTGAAATCTTTGATACAAACTGTGGAGAGGTCTCCTGGTAGAGAAGATGCACATGAAGTGTCTGGATCCCTTGTTCCCAACCACAATCAAAATGCAGACATTTGGTCAAATGGGGTTTTTCCAGTGTCATCCCCACGAAAGGCTAGGTCTGGAATACGGGATAGAAAGCCAAGGGATAGACCAAGCCCACTCGGGCCAAGTGGGAAGGCTGAGAGTGTTTCACATCATTCAATGGGGATGGAAGACAATGTCAGTAAGTTGGGTATCGAAAATGGTGATTTGACTCCTTATGATTATCAGAGACCAGTGCAGCATCTTCAAGCAGTTGCTGAGCTGCCTGAAATTGTAAGAGGTCTGGTGCACTCTGCAGAAAAACCAAGGGTGCCTGGTAAAGGTCAGGCTGTAGGAGCCGTTGTTGAAGATGGGCAAGAGGTGGAGCAAGCtaaccaaattgatctttctAGAAGTCCTCTGCTCGCACCACTTGGGATTCCATTTTGCTCAGCTAGTGTTGGTGGGGCCCGCAAGGCTCTGGCAGTGGCAGGCAGTAGTGACTTCATTAGCTACTATGACAGTGGTGGCTTATACGATATCAAGACATTGAAGAAACGTATGGAGCAGATCGCAGCAGCACAGGGCCTTGGAGGAGTTTCTGTCGAATGTGCTAGTATGCTGAATAACATGTTGGATGTATACTTAAAGAAACTCATTAGATCATGTGTAGATCTGGTGGGATCAAAGTCTACACATGAAGTGAAGAAGCACTCTGCTCACAAGTCGCTGCCTCAAGGCAAGCTTATGAATGGTATGTGGCCAAGTAATCACTTGCATATGCAGAGTAGCTCTGGGCCCATAGAAGTTTTGCAGGAACCTGGGCAGTGCTGCTTGATATCTTTGCTTGATTTTAAAGTGGCAATGGAGCTAAATCCGCTGCAGCTGGGTGAAGATTGGCCAGTACTACTGGAGAAAATTTGTATGCATTCTTTTGAATAG
- the LOC105772517 gene encoding plasma membrane ATPase 4 isoform X2, translated as MGGEKGISLEEIKNESVDLERIPIEEVFEQLKCTREGLSTEEGNNRLQVFGPNKLEEKKESKVLKFLGFMWNPLSWVMEAAAIMAIALANGDGRPPDWQDFVGIIVLLVINSTISFIEENNAGNAAAALMANLAPKTKVLRDGRWSEQEAAILVPGDIITIKLGDIVPADARLLEGDPLKIDQSALTGESLPVTKNPSDEVFSGSTCKQGEIEAVVIATGVHTFFGKAAHLVDSTNQVGHFQKVLTAIGNFCICSIAVGIIVELIVMYPIQHRKYRDGIDNMLVLLIGGIPIAMPTVLSVTMAIGSHRLSQQGAITKRMTAIEEMAGMDVLCSDKTGTLTLNKLTVDRNLIEVFTKGVEKEHVILYATRASRTENQDAIDAAIVGMLADPKEARAGVREIHFLPFNPVDKRTALTYIDSDGNWLRASKGAPEQIIDLCKCKDDVRKKVHSVIDKFAERGLRSLAVARQEIPEKTKESPGSPWQFIGLLPLFDPPRHDSAETIRRALNLGVNVKMITGDQLAIAKETGRRLGMGTNMYPSSSLLGQDKDASIAALPIDELIEKADGFAGVFPEHKYEIVKRLQERKHICGMTGDGVNDAPALKKADIGIAVADATDAARSASDIVLTEPGLSVIISAVLTSRAIFQRMKNYTIYAVSITIRIVFGFMFIALIWKFDFAPFMVLIIAILNDGTIMTISKDRVKPSPQPDSWKLKEIFSTGIVLGGYLALMTVIFFWAMKDTNFFSNTFNVRSLRHSIDGEREMMAALYLQVSIVSQALIFVTRSRSWSYFERPGLLLVSAFLVAQLVATLIAVYADWGFARIKGMGWGWAGVIWLYSVVTYIPLDFIKFAIRYVLSGKAWDNLLENKTAFTTKKDYGKEEREAQWAAAQRTLHGLQPPETTSIFNERSSYRELSEIAEQAKRRAEVARLRELNTLKGHVESVVKLKGLDIDNIQQHYTV; from the exons ATGGGAGGCGAAAAAGGCATCAGTCTTGAGGAGATCAAAAACGAGTCCGTTGATCTG GAACGGATTCCTATTGAGGAAGTTTTCGAGCAGCTGAAATGTACAAGGGAAGGCTTGTCAACCGAGGAAGGCAACAATCGCCTTCAAGTCTTTGGACCAAACAAACTAGAGGAGAAAAAG GAGAGCAAGGTGCTCAAGTTCTTGGGTTTTATGTGGAACCCTTTGTCATGGGTCATGGAAGCTGCTGCTATAATGGCTATTGCCCTGGCAAATGGTGATGGAAGGCCTCCGGACTGGCAGGACTTCGTTGGTATCATTGTCTTGTTGGTCATCAACTCCACCATAAGTtttattgaagaaaataatGCTGGTAACGCTGCAGCTGCTCTCATGGCTAATCTTGCTCCGAAAACTAAG GTACTTAGAGATGGCCGATGGAGTGAGCAAGAAGCAGCAATTCTAGTTCCAGGGGACATTATCACTATTAAATTGGGAGACATAGTTCCTGCTGATGCTCGTCTTCTAGAGGGTGATCCTTTGAAGATTGATCAATCTGCTCTTACTGGGGAGTCTCTTCCTGTTACGAAGAATCCATCAGATGAAGTATTTTCTGGCTCAACATGTAAACAGGGTGAAATAGAAGCAGTTGTTATTGCAACTGGTGTTCACACCTTCTTTGGTAAAGCTGCCCACCTAGTGGACAGCACCAATCAAGTTGGGCATTTCCAGAAAGTGCTTACAGCCATTGGTAATTTCTGCATTTGCTCAATTGCTGTTGGAATAATCGTTGAGCTAATAGTTATGTACCCGATACAGCACCGCAAGTATAGAGATGGAATTGACAATATGCTAGTTCTCTTGATTGGTGGAATCCCAATTGCTATGCCCACTGTGTTGTCTGTCACCATGGCTATTGGTTCCCACAGGCTTTCTCAACAAGGGGCTATCACAAAGAGAATGACAGCCATTGAGGAAATGGCTGGCATGGACGTTCTCTGCAGTGATAAGACTGGGACTCTGACTTTAAACAAGCTTACTGTTGATAGAAACCTCATTGAAGTATTTACAAAGGGAGTCGAAAAAGAGCATGTTATTCTTTATGCAACAAGGGCTTCAAGGACTGAAAATCAGGATGCTATTGATGCTGCAATTGTAGGAATGCTTGCAGATCCAAAGGAG GCACGTGCTGGTGTCCGAGAGATTCACTTCCTACCATTCAACCCTGTAGACAAGAGAACTGCTCTAACCTACATTGATTCTGATGGAAACTGGCTCCGTGCTAGCAAAGGTGCACCTGAGCAG ATTATAGATCTTTGCAAATGCAAAGATGATGTCAGGAAAAAAGTTCATTCAGTTATTGATAAATTTGCTGAACGTGGACTTCGATCTTTAGCTGTTGCAAGACAG GAAATACCTGAGAAAACAAAAGAGAGTCCTGGATCCCCGTGGCAGTTTATTGGCTTGTTGCCACTATTTGATCCACCGAGGCATGATAGTGCTGAAACAATCAGAAGAGCTCTAAACCTTGGAGTGAATGTTAAGATGATTACTG GGGATCAGCTTGCCATTGCCAAAGAAACCGGCAGGAGGCTTGGAATGGGAACAAACATGtacccttcatcttctttacTGGGCCAAGACAAGGACGCTTCCATTGCTGCCCTTCCTATAGATGAATTGATTGAGAAGGCTGATGGATTTGCAGGAGTGTTTCCAG AACACAAATATGAAATCGTTAAGAGGCTACAGGAGAGAAAACATATTTGTGGTATGACAGGAGATGGTGTCAATGATGCCCCTGCTTTAAAGAAGGCAGACATTGGAATTGCTGTTGCTGATGCTACAGATGCTGCCCGAAGTGCTTCAGACATTGTCCTTACTGAACCTGGGCTAAGTGTCATTATCAGTGCAGTACTGACCAGCAGGGCTATTTTCCAAAGAATGAAGAACTACACT ATCTATGCAGTTTCAATCACCATCCGTATTGTG TTTGGATTCATGTTTATTGCCTTGATATGGAAGTTCGACTTTGCACCCTTCATGGTTTTAATTATCGCCATCCTGAACGATG GTACAATCATGACAATTTCAAAGGACAGAGTGAAGCCATCTCCACAGCCAGACAGCTGGAAACTCAAGGAGATTTTCTCAACCGGCATTGTGCTTGGAGGTTACTTAGCACTAATGACTGTGATATTCTTCTGGGCAATGAAAGACACCAATTTCTTCTCG AACACATTTAATGTTAGATCACTGAGGCATAGTATTGATGGTGAGAGAGAAATGATGGCAGCTTTATACCTTCAAGTTAGTATTGTGAGTCAGGCCCTCATTTTTGTCACAAGGTCTCGCAGCTGGTCCTACTTTGAACGCCCTGGACTTCTACTAGTCAGTGCCTTTCTAGTTGCTCAGTTG GTGGCCACTTTAATAGCTGTGTATGCAGACTGGGGGTTTGCAAGGATTAAAGGTATGGGTTGGGGATGGGCTGGTGTAATCTGGCTATACAGTGTGGTGACTTATATCCCACTGGATTTTATCAAATTTGCAATCCGCTATGTTCTTAGTGGAAAGGCTTGGGATAACCTTTTGGAGAACAAG ACTGCCTTCACTACGAAGAAAGATTACGGGAAAGAGGAAAGGGAAGCACAATGGGCAGCTGCGCAGAGGACTCTGCATGGCCTTCAACCACCTGAAACCACAAGCATTTTCAATGAAAGGAGCAGTTACAGGGAACTTTCAGAAATCGCAGAGCAGGCCAAGCGCAGGGCTGAGGTTGCAAG GCTGAGGGAGCTGAATACACTGAAGGGGCATGTTGAATCAGTGGTTAAGCTCAAGGGGCTTGATATCGATAACATTCAGCAGCATTACACCGTTTAA
- the LOC105772517 gene encoding plasma membrane ATPase 4 isoform X1: MGGEKGISLEEIKNESVDLERIPIEEVFEQLKCTREGLSTEEGNNRLQVFGPNKLEEKKESKVLKFLGFMWNPLSWVMEAAAIMAIALANGDGRPPDWQDFVGIIVLLVINSTISFIEENNAGNAAAALMANLAPKTKVLRDGRWSEQEAAILVPGDIITIKLGDIVPADARLLEGDPLKIDQSALTGESLPVTKNPSDEVFSGSTCKQGEIEAVVIATGVHTFFGKAAHLVDSTNQVGHFQKVLTAIGNFCICSIAVGIIVELIVMYPIQHRKYRDGIDNMLVLLIGGIPIAMPTVLSVTMAIGSHRLSQQGAITKRMTAIEEMAGMDVLCSDKTGTLTLNKLTVDRNLIEVFTKGVEKEHVILYATRASRTENQDAIDAAIVGMLADPKEARAGVREIHFLPFNPVDKRTALTYIDSDGNWLRASKGAPEQIIDLCKCKDDVRKKVHSVIDKFAERGLRSLAVARQEIPEKTKESPGSPWQFIGLLPLFDPPRHDSAETIRRALNLGVNVKMITGDQLAIAKETGRRLGMGTNMYPSSSLLGQDKDASIAALPIDELIEKADGFAGVFPEHKYEIVKRLQERKHICGMTGDGVNDAPALKKADIGIAVADATDAARSASDIVLTEPGLSVIISAVLTSRAIFQRMKNYTIYAVSITIRIVFGFMFIALIWKFDFAPFMVLIIAILNDGTIMTISKDRVKPSPQPDSWKLKEIFSTGIVLGGYLALMTVIFFWAMKDTNFFSVRTAFAMSPIYVLYFREISFKFAIFPCPIFQNTFNVRSLRHSIDGEREMMAALYLQVSIVSQALIFVTRSRSWSYFERPGLLLVSAFLVAQLVATLIAVYADWGFARIKGMGWGWAGVIWLYSVVTYIPLDFIKFAIRYVLSGKAWDNLLENKTAFTTKKDYGKEEREAQWAAAQRTLHGLQPPETTSIFNERSSYRELSEIAEQAKRRAEVARLRELNTLKGHVESVVKLKGLDIDNIQQHYTV, from the exons ATGGGAGGCGAAAAAGGCATCAGTCTTGAGGAGATCAAAAACGAGTCCGTTGATCTG GAACGGATTCCTATTGAGGAAGTTTTCGAGCAGCTGAAATGTACAAGGGAAGGCTTGTCAACCGAGGAAGGCAACAATCGCCTTCAAGTCTTTGGACCAAACAAACTAGAGGAGAAAAAG GAGAGCAAGGTGCTCAAGTTCTTGGGTTTTATGTGGAACCCTTTGTCATGGGTCATGGAAGCTGCTGCTATAATGGCTATTGCCCTGGCAAATGGTGATGGAAGGCCTCCGGACTGGCAGGACTTCGTTGGTATCATTGTCTTGTTGGTCATCAACTCCACCATAAGTtttattgaagaaaataatGCTGGTAACGCTGCAGCTGCTCTCATGGCTAATCTTGCTCCGAAAACTAAG GTACTTAGAGATGGCCGATGGAGTGAGCAAGAAGCAGCAATTCTAGTTCCAGGGGACATTATCACTATTAAATTGGGAGACATAGTTCCTGCTGATGCTCGTCTTCTAGAGGGTGATCCTTTGAAGATTGATCAATCTGCTCTTACTGGGGAGTCTCTTCCTGTTACGAAGAATCCATCAGATGAAGTATTTTCTGGCTCAACATGTAAACAGGGTGAAATAGAAGCAGTTGTTATTGCAACTGGTGTTCACACCTTCTTTGGTAAAGCTGCCCACCTAGTGGACAGCACCAATCAAGTTGGGCATTTCCAGAAAGTGCTTACAGCCATTGGTAATTTCTGCATTTGCTCAATTGCTGTTGGAATAATCGTTGAGCTAATAGTTATGTACCCGATACAGCACCGCAAGTATAGAGATGGAATTGACAATATGCTAGTTCTCTTGATTGGTGGAATCCCAATTGCTATGCCCACTGTGTTGTCTGTCACCATGGCTATTGGTTCCCACAGGCTTTCTCAACAAGGGGCTATCACAAAGAGAATGACAGCCATTGAGGAAATGGCTGGCATGGACGTTCTCTGCAGTGATAAGACTGGGACTCTGACTTTAAACAAGCTTACTGTTGATAGAAACCTCATTGAAGTATTTACAAAGGGAGTCGAAAAAGAGCATGTTATTCTTTATGCAACAAGGGCTTCAAGGACTGAAAATCAGGATGCTATTGATGCTGCAATTGTAGGAATGCTTGCAGATCCAAAGGAG GCACGTGCTGGTGTCCGAGAGATTCACTTCCTACCATTCAACCCTGTAGACAAGAGAACTGCTCTAACCTACATTGATTCTGATGGAAACTGGCTCCGTGCTAGCAAAGGTGCACCTGAGCAG ATTATAGATCTTTGCAAATGCAAAGATGATGTCAGGAAAAAAGTTCATTCAGTTATTGATAAATTTGCTGAACGTGGACTTCGATCTTTAGCTGTTGCAAGACAG GAAATACCTGAGAAAACAAAAGAGAGTCCTGGATCCCCGTGGCAGTTTATTGGCTTGTTGCCACTATTTGATCCACCGAGGCATGATAGTGCTGAAACAATCAGAAGAGCTCTAAACCTTGGAGTGAATGTTAAGATGATTACTG GGGATCAGCTTGCCATTGCCAAAGAAACCGGCAGGAGGCTTGGAATGGGAACAAACATGtacccttcatcttctttacTGGGCCAAGACAAGGACGCTTCCATTGCTGCCCTTCCTATAGATGAATTGATTGAGAAGGCTGATGGATTTGCAGGAGTGTTTCCAG AACACAAATATGAAATCGTTAAGAGGCTACAGGAGAGAAAACATATTTGTGGTATGACAGGAGATGGTGTCAATGATGCCCCTGCTTTAAAGAAGGCAGACATTGGAATTGCTGTTGCTGATGCTACAGATGCTGCCCGAAGTGCTTCAGACATTGTCCTTACTGAACCTGGGCTAAGTGTCATTATCAGTGCAGTACTGACCAGCAGGGCTATTTTCCAAAGAATGAAGAACTACACT ATCTATGCAGTTTCAATCACCATCCGTATTGTG TTTGGATTCATGTTTATTGCCTTGATATGGAAGTTCGACTTTGCACCCTTCATGGTTTTAATTATCGCCATCCTGAACGATG GTACAATCATGACAATTTCAAAGGACAGAGTGAAGCCATCTCCACAGCCAGACAGCTGGAAACTCAAGGAGATTTTCTCAACCGGCATTGTGCTTGGAGGTTACTTAGCACTAATGACTGTGATATTCTTCTGGGCAATGAAAGACACCAATTTCTTCTCGGTAAGAACAGCTTTTGCTATGTCCcctatttatgtattatattttcgTGAGATTTCTTTTAAGTTTGCAATATTTCCATGTCCTATATTTCAGAACACATTTAATGTTAGATCACTGAGGCATAGTATTGATGGTGAGAGAGAAATGATGGCAGCTTTATACCTTCAAGTTAGTATTGTGAGTCAGGCCCTCATTTTTGTCACAAGGTCTCGCAGCTGGTCCTACTTTGAACGCCCTGGACTTCTACTAGTCAGTGCCTTTCTAGTTGCTCAGTTG GTGGCCACTTTAATAGCTGTGTATGCAGACTGGGGGTTTGCAAGGATTAAAGGTATGGGTTGGGGATGGGCTGGTGTAATCTGGCTATACAGTGTGGTGACTTATATCCCACTGGATTTTATCAAATTTGCAATCCGCTATGTTCTTAGTGGAAAGGCTTGGGATAACCTTTTGGAGAACAAG ACTGCCTTCACTACGAAGAAAGATTACGGGAAAGAGGAAAGGGAAGCACAATGGGCAGCTGCGCAGAGGACTCTGCATGGCCTTCAACCACCTGAAACCACAAGCATTTTCAATGAAAGGAGCAGTTACAGGGAACTTTCAGAAATCGCAGAGCAGGCCAAGCGCAGGGCTGAGGTTGCAAG GCTGAGGGAGCTGAATACACTGAAGGGGCATGTTGAATCAGTGGTTAAGCTCAAGGGGCTTGATATCGATAACATTCAGCAGCATTACACCGTTTAA